In Acidovorax sp. GBBC 1281, a single window of DNA contains:
- a CDS encoding amino acid ABC transporter substrate-binding protein, with translation MKTFHWKAVWGVAALCWGMAVSAQGVLERVTAGGKLVLAYRESSVPFSYVDAGKPVGYAVELCQRIAEVVRKKTGRKDMDVEFVPVTSANRMETIEKGRADMECGSTTNNAERRQVVAFTVPHFITGARLLVPAQSNVDRIEDLSGKKLVSTKGTTPLKAAQQINRERLLQINIVEAPDHARAVEMVEKGEADAFAMDDVLLYGLASNRPNPAALKVVGKFITTEPLAIMLPKNDPAFKKLVDDEMRRLITSREIYPIYDKWFAQPIPPSNRALNLPVSYLLRDFWRYPTDQVPF, from the coding sequence ATGAAAACATTCCATTGGAAGGCCGTATGGGGCGTTGCCGCCTTGTGCTGGGGCATGGCTGTCTCCGCGCAGGGGGTACTGGAGCGGGTCACCGCCGGCGGCAAGCTGGTGCTGGCCTACCGGGAATCCTCGGTGCCCTTCTCCTATGTGGACGCCGGCAAGCCCGTGGGCTATGCGGTGGAGCTGTGCCAGCGGATCGCCGAGGTCGTTCGCAAGAAGACCGGCCGCAAGGACATGGACGTGGAATTCGTGCCGGTCACCTCGGCCAACCGCATGGAGACCATCGAGAAAGGCCGCGCCGACATGGAGTGCGGCTCCACCACCAACAATGCCGAGCGCCGCCAGGTCGTGGCGTTCACCGTGCCCCACTTCATCACCGGCGCCCGCCTGCTGGTGCCGGCCCAGAGCAACGTGGACCGCATCGAAGACCTCAGCGGCAAGAAGCTCGTGTCCACCAAGGGCACCACGCCCTTGAAGGCGGCACAGCAGATCAACCGCGAGCGGCTCCTGCAGATCAACATCGTCGAAGCCCCGGACCATGCCCGGGCCGTCGAGATGGTGGAAAAGGGCGAGGCCGACGCCTTCGCGATGGACGACGTGCTGCTCTACGGCCTGGCGTCCAACCGCCCCAATCCGGCCGCCTTGAAGGTGGTCGGCAAGTTCATCACCACCGAGCCGCTGGCCATCATGCTGCCCAAGAACGACCCCGCGTTCAAGAAGCTGGTGGACGACGAGATGCGCCGGCTGATCACCAGCCGCGAGATCTATCCCATCTACGACAAGTGGTTCGCCCAGCCCATCCCCCCGTCCAACCGCGCGCTCAATCTTCCGGTGAGCTATCTCTTGCGGGATTTCTGGCGCTATCCCACCGATCAGGTTCCGTTTTGA
- a CDS encoding LysR substrate-binding domain-containing protein, protein METKWLEDFVSLAETRSFSRSAQLRHVTQPAFSRRIQALEAWAGTDLVDRSSYPTRLTPAGKTLYEEALEMLQAMQNTRAMLRAHTSAGKDMIEFAVPHTLAFTFFPAWLSSLRERFGPVKSRLIALNVHDAVLRLVEGGCDLLIAYHHPSQPFQLDADRYEMVTLGQEILSPYSRANADGQPLFSLPGRAGEPLPYLGYAPGAYLGRVTDLILKQSGTAIHLDRVYETDMAEGLKAMAVEGHGVAFLPHSAVKKELRSRRLVSAAPPGVEDLQMAMEVRAYREKPSGKEPSKGIAQSLWTYLQAHSTDKPL, encoded by the coding sequence ATGGAAACCAAGTGGCTCGAGGATTTCGTCAGCCTCGCGGAAACGCGCAGCTTCAGCCGTTCAGCGCAATTGCGCCACGTGACCCAGCCGGCGTTCTCGCGCCGCATCCAGGCGCTGGAGGCCTGGGCCGGCACCGATCTGGTGGACCGCAGCTCCTACCCGACCCGGCTCACGCCCGCGGGCAAGACGCTCTACGAGGAAGCGCTGGAGATGCTGCAGGCCATGCAGAACACCCGCGCCATGCTGCGGGCCCACACCAGCGCCGGCAAGGACATGATCGAGTTCGCGGTGCCGCACACGCTCGCCTTCACGTTCTTTCCCGCCTGGCTGTCGAGCCTGCGCGAGCGTTTTGGGCCGGTCAAGAGCCGCCTCATCGCGCTCAACGTGCACGATGCCGTGCTGCGCCTGGTGGAGGGGGGGTGCGACCTGCTGATCGCCTACCACCATCCCTCGCAGCCCTTTCAGCTCGACGCCGACCGCTACGAAATGGTGACCCTGGGCCAGGAAATCCTCTCGCCCTATTCGCGCGCCAATGCCGATGGCCAGCCCCTGTTCAGCCTGCCGGGCCGCGCGGGCGAGCCGCTGCCCTACCTGGGGTATGCACCCGGGGCGTATCTGGGCCGCGTGACGGACTTGATACTCAAGCAGTCGGGCACGGCCATCCACCTGGACCGCGTCTATGAAACCGACATGGCCGAGGGGCTCAAGGCGATGGCGGTCGAGGGGCACGGGGTGGCCTTCCTACCGCACAGCGCGGTCAAGAAGGAACTGCGCTCGCGCCGCCTGGTCAGTGCGGCGCCCCCGGGCGTCGAAGACCTGCAGATGGCGATGGAAGTGCGGGCCTACCGCGAAAAGCCGTCCGGCAAGGAGCCCTCCAAGGGCATCGCGCAGTCGCTGTGGACCTACCTGCAGGCCCACAGTACGGACAAGCCCCTTTGA
- a CDS encoding TRAP transporter small permease, with product MSSLPPSGPVSHDAARPAAPPDDAPRSLRIEDWLTVIVMAALALITFANVLVRYFTNSSFAWTEEISVFLMIVLALVAGSAAVARDQHIRIEWFAEGGSAARRHALARFGALMVALLFGVIAVLSVRVVWDDYRFGETSPGIGVPQWWYSVWLPLLSALITWRAVGLFIRRGRAASSAGRQDTSA from the coding sequence ATGTCCTCACTTCCCCCGTCCGGGCCCGTGTCCCACGACGCGGCACGGCCTGCCGCACCGCCCGACGACGCTCCCCGCTCCCTGCGCATCGAAGACTGGCTCACCGTCATCGTGATGGCGGCGCTGGCCCTCATCACCTTCGCCAACGTGCTGGTGCGCTACTTCACCAACTCCTCCTTCGCCTGGACCGAGGAGATCTCGGTCTTCCTCATGATCGTCCTGGCGCTGGTGGCAGGCTCCGCCGCGGTCGCGCGCGACCAGCACATCCGCATCGAATGGTTCGCCGAGGGCGGCTCGGCGGCACGCCGGCACGCGCTGGCGCGCTTCGGTGCGCTGATGGTGGCACTGCTGTTCGGCGTGATCGCCGTGCTGAGCGTGCGGGTGGTGTGGGACGACTACCGCTTCGGCGAGACCTCTCCCGGCATCGGCGTGCCGCAGTGGTGGTACTCGGTGTGGCTGCCGCTGCTGTCCGCACTGATCACCTGGCGGGCGGTGGGGCTGTTCATCCGCCGGGGCCGCGCGGCCTCCTCGGCGGGCCGGCAGGACACTTCCGCATGA
- a CDS encoding TRAP transporter large permease has product MIATLLFVAFLAMMFVGVPIGAALGLAGVAAIALANADSQWFGLLAVPQNFYAGLGKYPLLAIPMFVLVGSIFDRSGVALRLVNFAVAIVGRGPGMLPLVAIAVAMFLGGISGSGPANAAAVGGVMIAAMSRAGYPGSFSASVVGAAAATDILIPPSVAFIIYSVLVPGASVPALFAAGMIPGVLAGVALIVPAVWLARRHKMGALESSMPRPPFWRSLREASWGLAAPVLILGGMRAGWFTPTEAAVVAVFYGLFVGMCIHRTIRVRDLFPILREAGELSAVILLVVSLAGIFAFSLSTLGVIDPVAKAIVNSGLGEYGVMALLILLLITVGMFLDGISIFLIFVPLLLPIMQHYQWDPVWFGVILTLKVALGQFTPPLAVNLMVSCRIAGVRMESTVRWVGPMLLAMFIVMVLVIAFPQLALWLPARLGY; this is encoded by the coding sequence ATGATCGCGACCCTGCTGTTCGTGGCGTTCCTCGCCATGATGTTCGTGGGCGTGCCCATCGGCGCCGCGCTGGGGCTGGCGGGGGTGGCGGCCATTGCCCTGGCCAATGCCGACAGCCAATGGTTCGGCCTGCTGGCCGTGCCCCAGAACTTCTATGCAGGCCTGGGCAAGTACCCGCTGCTGGCCATTCCCATGTTCGTGCTCGTGGGCTCGATCTTCGACCGCTCCGGCGTGGCGCTTCGGCTCGTGAACTTCGCGGTGGCCATCGTGGGCCGCGGCCCGGGCATGCTGCCCCTGGTGGCCATCGCCGTGGCGATGTTCCTGGGCGGCATCTCCGGCTCGGGGCCGGCCAATGCGGCTGCGGTGGGTGGCGTGATGATCGCGGCCATGTCGCGGGCGGGCTATCCGGGCTCGTTCTCCGCCAGCGTGGTGGGCGCCGCGGCGGCCACCGACATCCTGATCCCGCCTTCCGTCGCGTTCATCATCTATTCGGTGCTGGTGCCGGGCGCCTCGGTGCCCGCGCTCTTCGCGGCCGGCATGATTCCCGGCGTGCTCGCCGGCGTCGCGCTGATCGTGCCAGCGGTGTGGCTGGCCCGCCGGCACAAGATGGGCGCGCTCGAATCCTCCATGCCGCGCCCGCCGTTCTGGCGCAGCCTGCGCGAGGCCTCCTGGGGCCTGGCCGCGCCGGTGCTGATCCTGGGCGGCATGCGGGCGGGCTGGTTCACGCCCACCGAGGCGGCCGTGGTGGCGGTGTTCTACGGCCTGTTCGTGGGCATGTGCATCCACCGGACCATCCGGGTGCGCGACCTGTTTCCCATCCTGCGCGAGGCAGGCGAGCTCTCGGCCGTGATCCTGCTGGTGGTGTCGCTGGCCGGCATCTTCGCGTTCTCGCTGTCCACGCTGGGCGTGATCGATCCGGTGGCCAAGGCCATCGTGAACTCGGGCCTGGGCGAATACGGCGTGATGGCGCTGCTGATCCTGCTGCTCATCACGGTGGGCATGTTCCTCGACGGCATCTCGATCTTCCTGATCTTCGTGCCGCTGCTGCTGCCCATCATGCAGCACTACCAGTGGGACCCGGTGTGGTTCGGCGTCATCCTCACGCTCAAGGTCGCCCTGGGCCAGTTCACGCCGCCGCTGGCCGTGAACCTCATGGTGTCGTGCCGCATCGCCGGCGTGCGCATGGAGTCCACCGTGCGCTGGGTGGGGCCGATGCTGCTGGCGATGTTCATCGTCATGGTGCTGGTCATCGCCTTCCCGCAGCTGGCGCTGTGGCTGCCCGCCCGCCTGGGCTACTGA
- a CDS encoding DctP family TRAP transporter solute-binding subunit: MKLRTFLTSAVAAAAALAFATPALAQNYKSEYRMSLVLGTAFPWGKGGELWASKVRERTQGRINIKLYPGVSLIQGDQTREFSALRQGVIDMAVGSTINWSPQVKPLNLFSLPFLFPDYAAVDAVTQGEVGKSIFQTLDKAGVVPLAWGENGYREISNSKRPIKSPEDLKGLKIRVVGSPLFLDTFSALGANPTQMSWADAQPAMASSAVDGQENPVSVYMAAKLYTVAQKYMTLWGYMNDPLIFVVNKDIWNSWTPADREIVKQAAIDAGKEQIAIARKGMVEADKPLLKEIASHGVTVTQLSPAERTAFAKATRPVFDKWKGQIGADLVDQAEKAIAARKP; encoded by the coding sequence ATGAAACTGCGCACCTTCCTCACCAGCGCCGTCGCTGCCGCCGCCGCACTGGCCTTCGCCACACCGGCCCTGGCGCAAAACTACAAGAGCGAATACCGCATGTCGCTGGTGCTGGGCACCGCCTTCCCCTGGGGCAAGGGCGGCGAACTGTGGGCCAGCAAGGTCCGCGAACGCACGCAGGGCCGCATCAACATCAAGCTGTACCCCGGCGTTTCGCTGATCCAGGGCGACCAGACGCGCGAGTTCAGCGCCCTGCGCCAGGGCGTGATCGACATGGCCGTGGGCTCCACCATCAACTGGTCGCCCCAGGTCAAGCCGCTCAACCTGTTCTCGCTGCCCTTCCTGTTTCCGGACTACGCCGCCGTGGATGCGGTGACGCAAGGCGAAGTGGGCAAGAGCATCTTCCAGACGCTGGACAAGGCCGGCGTGGTGCCATTGGCCTGGGGCGAGAACGGCTACCGCGAAATCTCCAACTCCAAGCGCCCCATCAAGAGCCCCGAAGACCTCAAGGGCCTGAAGATCCGCGTGGTCGGCTCGCCGCTGTTCCTGGACACCTTCTCCGCACTGGGCGCCAACCCCACGCAGATGAGCTGGGCCGACGCCCAGCCCGCCATGGCCAGCAGCGCCGTGGACGGGCAGGAGAACCCGGTGTCGGTCTACATGGCCGCCAAGCTCTACACCGTGGCGCAGAAATACATGACCCTGTGGGGCTACATGAACGACCCGCTGATCTTCGTGGTCAACAAGGACATCTGGAATTCCTGGACGCCCGCCGACCGCGAAATCGTCAAGCAGGCCGCCATCGACGCCGGCAAGGAACAGATCGCCATCGCGCGCAAGGGCATGGTCGAGGCCGACAAGCCCCTGCTCAAGGAAATCGCCAGCCACGGGGTGACCGTCACCCAGCTCAGCCCCGCCGAGCGCACCGCCTTCGCCAAGGCCACGCGCCCGGTGTTCGACAAGTGGAAGGGCCAGATCGGCGCGGACCTGGTGGACCAGGCCGAGAAGGCGATCGCCGCGCGCAAGCCCTGA
- a CDS encoding ABCB family ABC transporter ATP-binding protein/permease: MRPHGESPPPLVARPGAGSRTDWATLGRLVPYLWQYKWRVIAALVFVVGAKVANVGVPLLLKQLIDAMSIAPGDPVAVVVVPIALLLAYGGLRLSTSILTELRELVFAKATQGAARSIALQTFEHLHALSLRFHLERQTGGMTRDIERGVRGIESLISFTLFNIGATLIEVFLVLTVLAVKFDAWFAWITLGALGLYIAFTVLLTEWRTKFRRQANEFDSAAHAKAVDSLLNYETVKYFNNEAFEAQRYDESLQRLRHARLKSQTSLSLLNTGQQLIIATGLVAMLWRAAQGVADGRMTLGDLVMVNAFMIQLYIPLNFLGVIYREIKQSLTDLDKMFTLMDKEREVADAPSAQPLVHLEHPAVRFEDVHFAYESRAGSARPILHGISFEIPAGKTVAVVGPSGSGKSTLARLLFRFYDIQSGRITVAGQDIRAVTQDSLRRAIGIVPQDTVLFNDTIAYNIAYGHPGAAQDAVEAAAQAARIHGFIAATPLGYATQVGERGLKLSGGEKQRVAIARTLLKNPPILIFDEATSALDSANERAIQAELKSAARNKTALVIAHRLSTVVDAHEILVMEAGRIIERGTHAALLEQGGRYASMWALQQSGEAG, from the coding sequence ATGCGCCCCCACGGCGAATCCCCACCCCCTCTCGTCGCGCGCCCCGGCGCCGGCTCCCGCACCGACTGGGCCACGCTCGGCCGGCTCGTTCCCTATCTCTGGCAATACAAATGGCGGGTGATCGCGGCGCTGGTCTTCGTCGTGGGGGCCAAGGTGGCCAACGTCGGGGTGCCGCTGCTGCTCAAGCAGTTGATCGATGCCATGTCGATCGCTCCGGGCGACCCCGTCGCCGTGGTGGTCGTGCCCATCGCCCTGTTGCTGGCCTATGGCGGGTTGCGCCTGTCCACCTCCATCCTGACCGAACTGCGGGAACTGGTCTTCGCCAAGGCCACGCAGGGCGCGGCCCGCAGCATCGCGCTGCAGACGTTCGAGCACCTGCATGCCTTGAGCCTGCGCTTTCACCTGGAGCGGCAGACGGGTGGCATGACGCGCGACATCGAACGCGGCGTGCGCGGCATCGAATCGCTGATCTCGTTCACGCTGTTCAACATCGGCGCCACCCTGATCGAGGTGTTCCTGGTGCTCACCGTGCTGGCCGTCAAGTTCGACGCGTGGTTCGCCTGGATCACGCTGGGTGCCCTGGGCCTGTACATCGCGTTCACCGTGCTGCTGACCGAGTGGCGCACGAAGTTCCGCCGGCAGGCCAACGAGTTCGACTCGGCCGCGCACGCGAAGGCGGTGGACTCGCTGCTGAACTACGAGACCGTCAAGTACTTCAACAACGAGGCGTTCGAAGCCCAGCGCTACGACGAAAGCCTGCAGCGGCTACGCCATGCGCGCCTCAAGAGCCAGACCTCGCTGTCGCTGCTGAACACCGGGCAGCAGCTCATCATCGCCACCGGCCTCGTGGCCATGCTGTGGCGCGCCGCGCAAGGCGTGGCCGATGGCCGCATGACGCTGGGTGATCTGGTCATGGTGAACGCCTTCATGATCCAGCTTTACATTCCGCTCAACTTTTTGGGCGTGATCTACCGAGAGATCAAGCAGAGCCTGACCGACCTCGACAAGATGTTCACCCTGATGGACAAGGAGCGCGAGGTGGCCGATGCGCCCAGCGCACAGCCGCTGGTCCACCTGGAGCACCCGGCCGTGCGTTTTGAAGACGTGCACTTCGCCTACGAAAGCCGTGCGGGCAGCGCGCGGCCCATCCTGCACGGCATCAGCTTCGAGATTCCTGCCGGCAAGACGGTGGCGGTGGTGGGGCCTTCGGGCTCGGGCAAGTCCACGCTGGCGCGCCTGCTCTTTCGCTTCTACGACATCCAGTCGGGCCGCATCACGGTGGCCGGGCAGGACATCCGGGCCGTGACGCAGGACAGCCTGCGGCGCGCCATCGGCATCGTGCCGCAGGACACCGTGCTGTTCAACGACACCATCGCCTACAACATTGCCTACGGCCACCCGGGCGCAGCACAGGATGCCGTGGAAGCCGCCGCCCAGGCCGCGCGCATCCATGGCTTCATCGCCGCCACGCCGCTGGGTTACGCCACGCAGGTGGGCGAGCGCGGCCTCAAGCTCTCAGGCGGCGAGAAGCAGCGGGTGGCGATCGCGCGCACGCTGCTGAAGAACCCGCCGATCCTGATCTTCGACGAAGCCACCTCCGCGCTCGATTCGGCCAATGAGCGGGCCATCCAGGCCGAGCTGAAAAGCGCAGCGCGCAACAAGACGGCCCTGGTGATCGCGCACCGTCTCTCCACGGTGGTGGATGCGCACGAGATCCTGGTGATGGAAGCCGGCCGCATCATCGAGCGCGGCACCCATGCCGCGCTCTTGGAGCAGGGCGGCCGCTACGCCAGCATGTGGGCGCTGCAGCAAAGCGGAGAGGCCGGCTGA
- a CDS encoding acyl-CoA thioesterase: protein MTALTSAALTELPTDKELVLKVIPMPADCNANGDIFGGWVMAQVDLAGSVLPARYVQGRMATVAVNEFVFKQPVRVGDILSFFSAVTRTGRTSVTVEVEVYAERFSAQGRYVKVTEARLTYVAIDAAGRPRPLPANAAPEGGAAG, encoded by the coding sequence ATGACCGCCCTTACCAGCGCTGCGTTGACCGAATTGCCCACCGACAAGGAGCTGGTGCTCAAGGTGATTCCGATGCCGGCCGACTGCAACGCCAACGGCGACATCTTCGGCGGCTGGGTCATGGCCCAGGTGGATCTGGCGGGATCGGTGCTGCCGGCGCGCTATGTGCAGGGCCGCATGGCCACCGTGGCGGTGAACGAATTCGTATTCAAGCAGCCCGTTCGCGTGGGGGACATTCTTTCGTTCTTCTCGGCGGTCACGCGCACCGGACGCACCTCGGTCACGGTGGAGGTCGAGGTGTATGCAGAGCGCTTTTCAGCGCAGGGCCGGTATGTGAAGGTCACGGAAGCGCGACTGACCTATGTGGCCATCGATGCCGCAGGCAGGCCCCGCCCGCTACCGGCCAACGCAGCGCCCGAGGGTGGCGCGGCAGGCTGA
- a CDS encoding bactofilin family protein, with product MAVQNPFFGKREPDAFQPRQPSSVLGGATTVVPGGNSATTATPSSAKPVSTGTAPGSAVSDGVGSKLTVGPNIKLKGVEITDCDTLVVEGTVEATMDSRVIHIAEQGAFRGSAEIDIAEIHGEFDGTLTVREKLVIYSTGKVTGKIRYGKVVIEEGGQLAGEIFAGTSGPAPRANAVSNNNTTNARNEAPALAAA from the coding sequence ATGGCCGTGCAAAACCCCTTCTTCGGCAAGCGTGAACCCGACGCATTCCAGCCTCGCCAACCTTCTTCCGTCCTCGGCGGTGCGACCACCGTGGTGCCCGGTGGAAACAGTGCCACGACCGCCACCCCTTCTTCCGCCAAGCCCGTGTCCACGGGCACGGCGCCCGGCAGTGCCGTTTCCGACGGCGTGGGCAGCAAGCTGACGGTGGGCCCGAACATCAAGCTCAAGGGGGTGGAGATCACCGATTGCGACACGCTCGTGGTCGAAGGCACAGTGGAGGCCACGATGGACTCCCGCGTGATCCACATCGCCGAGCAGGGCGCCTTCCGCGGCTCCGCCGAGATCGACATCGCCGAGATCCACGGCGAGTTCGACGGCACGCTCACCGTGCGCGAAAAGCTCGTGATCTACAGCACCGGCAAGGTGACCGGCAAGATCCGCTACGGCAAGGTGGTGATCGAAGAGGGCGGCCAACTGGCCGGCGAAATCTTTGCCGGCACGTCGGGCCCCGCTCCCCGGGCCAATGCGGTGAGCAACAACAACACCACCAACGCGCGTAACGAAGCGCCTGCACTCGCCGCGGCCTGA
- a CDS encoding thioesterase family protein, with the protein MTPPPDSAQPSPFEAEFIDGLKDIFEQRIVFNQLLGLKVTHLGAKHVEARIEMKPELVGHYAYNRVHGGVISAGLDAMGGLAVMAAIGARHMDEPPAQRLHRFGKLGTIDLRIDYLRPGIGSHFTLRAEVLRLGSRVASTRMEFFGPDGTLMSAGAAAYIIS; encoded by the coding sequence ATGACTCCACCCCCTGATTCCGCCCAGCCCTCCCCGTTCGAGGCCGAGTTCATCGATGGTTTGAAGGACATCTTCGAGCAGCGCATCGTCTTCAACCAGTTGCTCGGCCTCAAGGTCACGCACCTGGGGGCCAAGCATGTCGAGGCCCGCATCGAGATGAAGCCCGAGCTGGTCGGACACTACGCCTACAACCGCGTGCACGGCGGCGTCATCAGCGCGGGGCTGGATGCCATGGGGGGGCTTGCCGTGATGGCGGCCATCGGTGCCCGCCACATGGACGAGCCGCCTGCGCAGCGCCTGCACCGCTTCGGCAAGCTGGGCACCATCGACCTGCGCATCGACTATCTGCGGCCGGGCATCGGGAGCCACTTCACCCTGCGGGCCGAAGTGCTGCGCCTGGGCTCGCGCGTGGCCAGCACGCGCATGGAGTTTTTCGGCCCGGACGGCACGCTCATGTCGGCGGGCGCTGCGGCCTACATCATTTCGTAG
- a CDS encoding tripartite tricarboxylate transporter substrate-binding protein: MTAVKPPSPFAAPRAPSRRAFVQWGASLASGALGASALAQGAVAPAPVPLEGGILKVVVPYAAGGASDRAARLLADALGPRLAVPVVVENRVGAGGRLAVQQLHRDSSGQNQVVLANPATMLVAPLVFKDNGYDPDKDYVALSQITSYQFGLAVSTAVPVKEFAHLHAWMLANQDKVAAGVPATGSLPHFFALMLAEKLSLQLPVVGYRGSAPLLNDLMGGHVPIAVDTLDALEPLHKAGKLRILAVSGDHRSSTLPTVPTFKEAGLGLSALGWNVLYAPAWLPPARARRIADTVTQVMADPALQARFVAADMVPVVSSRDQTAKMLTAYKAQWAPVVRHSGFQP, from the coding sequence ATGACTGCTGTCAAACCACCTTCGCCATTCGCTGCTCCCCGCGCGCCGTCGCGCCGCGCCTTTGTGCAATGGGGCGCATCGCTTGCCAGCGGTGCCCTGGGGGCGTCGGCCCTGGCGCAGGGGGCGGTCGCTCCGGCACCCGTGCCGCTGGAAGGCGGCATCCTCAAGGTGGTGGTGCCGTATGCGGCCGGCGGCGCATCCGACCGGGCCGCGCGCCTGCTGGCCGATGCCCTCGGTCCCCGGCTGGCGGTGCCGGTGGTGGTGGAAAACCGCGTGGGTGCGGGGGGGCGGCTGGCCGTCCAGCAGTTGCACCGCGACAGTTCCGGCCAGAACCAGGTCGTGCTGGCCAACCCGGCCACCATGCTGGTGGCGCCCCTGGTCTTCAAGGACAACGGCTACGACCCCGACAAGGACTATGTGGCCCTGTCCCAGATCACGAGCTATCAGTTCGGTCTGGCCGTGTCCACGGCCGTGCCGGTCAAGGAATTCGCCCACCTGCACGCCTGGATGCTGGCCAATCAGGACAAGGTGGCCGCCGGCGTGCCGGCCACTGGCAGCCTGCCGCATTTCTTTGCCCTGATGCTGGCGGAAAAGCTTTCCCTGCAACTGCCCGTCGTCGGATATCGGGGGTCCGCGCCGCTGCTCAACGATCTGATGGGCGGCCATGTGCCCATTGCCGTGGACACGCTGGATGCGCTGGAGCCGCTGCACAAGGCCGGCAAGCTGCGCATTCTGGCGGTGTCGGGCGATCACCGGTCGTCCACGCTGCCGACGGTGCCCACCTTCAAGGAGGCGGGGCTGGGCCTGTCCGCCCTCGGCTGGAACGTGCTCTACGCGCCTGCGTGGCTGCCGCCCGCCCGCGCCCGGCGCATCGCCGACACGGTGACCCAGGTCATGGCGGACCCGGCCTTGCAGGCCCGCTTCGTGGCGGCCGACATGGTGCCCGTGGTCAGCTCGCGCGACCAGACCGCCAAAATGCTGACGGCCTACAAGGCGCAATGGGCGCCGGTGGTCCGCCATTCGGGCTTCCAGCCCTGA
- a CDS encoding enoyl-CoA hydratase: MTDTPTQDILVHTESGVATITFNRVEKKNSITTAMYAALADALESAAADSAVRVVVLQGDVAIFSAGNDIGDFLNKPPSTQDSPVFRFLRGIATFPKPVVAAVCGPAVGIGTTMLFHCDLVYAGDNAAFSMPFVNLGLCPEAASSLLVPQMMGYHRAAEALLLGEPFLAEAALEVGLVNRVVPPTECNMVAQTQARKLAAKPLSALIETKRLMKQGQTAAVLERMAQEGASFGRMLQEPAAREAFSAFVEKRRPDFSAV, from the coding sequence ATGACCGATACCCCGACCCAGGACATTCTCGTTCACACCGAATCCGGCGTGGCCACCATCACCTTCAACCGCGTGGAGAAAAAGAACTCCATCACCACCGCGATGTACGCCGCGCTGGCGGATGCGCTGGAGTCCGCCGCGGCCGACAGCGCGGTGCGCGTGGTCGTGCTGCAGGGCGATGTGGCCATCTTCAGCGCCGGCAACGACATCGGCGACTTCCTGAACAAGCCGCCGTCCACGCAGGACTCGCCGGTGTTCCGTTTTCTGCGCGGCATCGCCACGTTCCCGAAGCCGGTGGTGGCTGCGGTCTGCGGCCCGGCCGTGGGCATCGGCACCACCATGCTCTTTCACTGCGACCTGGTCTATGCGGGCGACAACGCCGCGTTCTCCATGCCCTTCGTCAACCTGGGGCTGTGCCCTGAGGCCGCGTCCAGCCTGCTCGTGCCGCAGATGATGGGCTACCACCGTGCCGCCGAGGCGCTGCTGCTGGGCGAGCCCTTCCTGGCCGAGGCGGCGCTGGAGGTGGGACTGGTCAACCGCGTGGTGCCGCCCACCGAGTGCAACATGGTGGCCCAGACCCAGGCGCGCAAGCTGGCCGCCAAGCCGCTTTCCGCGCTCATCGAGACCAAGCGGCTCATGAAGCAGGGCCAGACGGCTGCGGTGCTGGAGCGCATGGCGCAGGAGGGTGCGAGCTTCGGTCGCATGCTGCAGGAGCCCGCGGCGCGGGAGGCGTTCAGCGCCTTCGTCGAAAAACGCCGGCCGGATTTCAGCGCGGTGTGA